In Eulemur rufifrons isolate Redbay chromosome 2, OSU_ERuf_1, whole genome shotgun sequence, the sequence TATGTGACCAGGACAAgttagcctctctgggcctcactatTTCTTTCTGTGAAGTGGAGATAATAATCATTCCTACTTGAATAGGTGTTTGGGgtgattaaatgaggtcatgtgcATAAATTGCTCAACACAGGGTTAAGGTTCTGAGGTCATCTCAGAACTCCCTGAGAGCCCTGGAGTGAAGGATTTGTCAGTTTCTGTAGGAAGCTCCCTTCCCCTGGCAGGAACACTAAGAGGTACGAGTGGGTATCTCCAAAGGAACAcccagggtctttttttttttataattaaaaaaaatttttttatagagtcgaggtctcgctcttgctcaggctggtctcgaactcctgacctcaagtgatcctccccgccttggcctcccagagtgctgggattacagacgtgagccaccatgcccggccttaagCCCAGGGTCTTTAACACTGGGAATCTCCAGGGTCTCTCTGCCACTTGCCCCAAGACACAGCCTGGCCCCAGTGGGTCCTGCCACGGCCATCGGCCTGCCCTCTGCTAACCAGCACTGCTGGCAGCCGCCTGGTCCCCTATACTGCAAGTTGGAAATCTGGCCAaggctttaaattttattttccatcattcACGTGGGAGAGGAAGCAAGTGTCAATGATTCTTTTCTGATTTGGCAGAGCCACCAGGCATCGCAATGTTGTCACCAGGGCAACAAGTTATCATCTTGTAAGGCAGCTAATCAGAAGCCAGGTTTCCTCTGGAGGTCGGTTCCACAAGATGGCAACAGTTTCTAGGTTTCCATGTGATACCAGCCCCCTTTAAGGCTTCAAGGACAGATGTATATTAACAGAACAAGCTAGTGGCTGTTATGAATATTCACAAGTAAAATCCGTCCTGTGGGCAGAAAAATACTCTCTTGTGGCTTCAGAGAATAAGGAGACCTTTTCCTTCAGTCTTTCAGAAACCCCTTTTCCcctaattataaattaaaagtatttggTAGTGATGGTTCCACACCTGGACACAGAATTTCACTATATGTAAATGACACCTTAATgaaacctgatttaaaaaacaaaaaatactcaggaaaaacaaaacatgtagCATGCAGGTATATACATTTGTCAGCATGTATCAAACTGAACACTTAAgaaagatatattattttttaaaaaatctatctatgaacagagtcttgctctgtcacccaggctggagtgcagtggcatcatcataacccactgcagcccccaactcctgggctcaagtgatcctcctgccttggcctcttgCATGGTGGGACTACATttacgtgccaccacgcctggttgtGGCGATAGTGAAATTCAAATtccagtgtccataaataaagttttcctCCAACACAGTATGCCCACTTTTATATATATCATCAATGTCATTCATATGCAACGATGGCAGAGGTGAGTGGCCCGTAAAGCTGAACACATGTACTGTTTGACCCTTTCCAGAAAAAATTGCCCTCCCCCGCTAGTGCCTAGCAATGGATGGGAATGAGAGAATAGTCTATCGATTGCAGCTACCCTATTTCCACCACCCTACATGCAGACTGCCCTTTCTCTACCCACCCTTCAGATCACAGGCCCTGGAATTATCACTACCTCCTGCCTAGACCCTGGCTGTAGCGGGGACAGGCTATTGAagggggaggctgtggcagggaggtgggtagagctccccctgccccgccccctacCTTAGAGTGTGCTCCAGGGGCTTCCTCTTGGCCCGGATGTGGGAAGGGTGGGTCAGGGGGCCGAGGGACTTATTAGCCACACCCAGAGACCTCTGACAGACAGAGCTGTGGCACAGGAATTCCTGTTCCAGATTTGGCCAGCTGAGCCCACTGGAGGGTAAGTGACAACTGCTCCTACCCTTGCCATGGCCCCAGCATGGGTGCCGGGGGCAAAGCTGGGCCCCCATCCCTGTCCCCCACAGGGGCCCTGGGTTCCAGATCCTACTCGCTCTGGGGGCCTGACCGTTCCCACCATGGAAAGTGTCTTTCAGCTCCCTCTTGCAGCACCTGTAGGATGAaggctctctctctcctcctcctccctgtcctgggGCTGCTCGTGTCCAGCAAGATCCTGTGTCCGGTGGATGAAGCCATCAATGATAAGATCCAGGAGAGCACCAGCTCGCTAAGTGAGGACCCCCCAGCCAGCCCCGCCAAGGGTCCCAGAGACCTCCGATCCCTAGCACCGACCTGACCCCAAGCCAGTCCCAGAGCCAACCAAATCTCATCCTCAAATCCAaccccactcccaacccccacGCAGCCCAGCCTTTAGCAACAGCTCCAAACTCAACTCCACCTGTCACCCCAAACCTTCCCAAAACATCCCAAGTCAAGACAGGGAATCCTAGGAGGTGGGGAGCTGtcccccagggcctgggccaCCTAGGCCTTCTCCAAATCGCCAGGGTGGGGCAGCAGGATGATGGGAGGGGGCAGTTTGGTCTCACAGcatccccttcccttcctcctgtaGTTTTGGGGGCATTAAATAACGTTGTCCTGAACTGCCAGACTGTCACCTCCAGGGGAGACCTGGCCACTTGCCCTGCAGGTGAGTGGACAAGTCTGTTATCTGGGCTCCCAGCTCTGTTCCAAGTCCCTTGCAGTCTCCACCTCTACTTCCCTGGGGTTCGGATCTGGACCCCCAGCCTTCTCCGCCCACCCCAGCTCCGGGACCCCACTTCCTTTGGACACTGGTGTCCAGGTCCCCAGctgccctgtcctccctccctgcgTCTGGCGCACCCATTCCCTGGTGGGAGCCTCCAGCTACCCCAACCCCCGATCCCCGCAGCCCCCTGCTCGGGGTCCAAGCTTCCGTCTCCCGTCCGCAGGCTTTGCCATCACCGGATGCACGTGTGGCTCCGCCTGCGGCTCGTGGGACGTGCGAGCCGAGACCACATGCCACTGCCAGTGCGCGGGCATGGACTGGACCGGAGCGCGCTGCTGTCGCCTGCAGATCACCGCCACCTGAGGTCGCGCGTGCGCAGCGTGGGCTGGGGGGGGCGGGGTCAGGCCGGGGGCGGAGCTGGAAATAAACCCGGAGATGGTGGCAACGATGTTAACGGAGGTGACCCGAGCCTCGCGTGGTTCTTCATTGGAGGGGAGGCGGGGGGCGGTTACTGCGACTATCTTCTACCCCACCCCGCTTCGTCCCAAGCTGTCTCCCACCCTTTCTTCTGAGAATAGGGCCTCGACTTCCTCTAATGGCACCGCCACCCAAGGCTGGTGGCCGGCTCCAGGAAGGGAAGTGACACTCACGTTTGAGGCCACCTTGACGGTCACCCTCGGGTGTCTGACCTCCCCAGGAATTTGCTGGGTCATTCTGCGACACACCCCAAAAATGAAGCATCATCTAGGATCGGGGTCAGTCTGGGTAGTGGATGGGACATTCCAGGGCCCCAAGACCCGAGCAGCTCCAGGGTCAGGGCTGGCCCCTGAATCATCTCTCAGCCCAGAGCCCGGAGCCCTGagacccctccctgccctccccaccttggAAGAGGACCCCCAAGGCCCAGGCACAGCAGGTCACCCTCAGGAAGGAATCTTCGCAGGGGCCGACAGAGAACTTCTACCTGAGGTCACGCATCATAAGCTTATGTTTTCTAACGTGCAGGTGCGGTTCCAAGAAGTTAGTTACAACCGGGTGCGCGCAGGGCACGTACCCCCTCGTGAACACTAGGATAGGAAACACAGGGCAGCGGAAGTGTTTGCTCTTCGTATCCCTCCCTGGGGCTTAGAATAGAGcggagcacacagtaggtgttcagtaaatgtctgttgaataaaTAGCCACATGTACACTTAAAGACAACACTCAGGTGTACAggctgtgtgtacacacacagtaTACAACTCCCCATGGTCACACAAAAACATCACGTCCACAGACACACCCGTGtacccacagacacacacgcagacaGAAAGGCACCCCTGCATGCACACAGAGAATCACAGGTAGGTGCATGGTGGGGAGAGCAGACAcaggacacagacacatatatgCTCCAGACAGACTCCTGTGCTTCCAACATCAAGTCTCCACTGCACCCAGGGTGAGTACTCAATGCCCCAGAGGACAAAAGCCCTGGTGTCCCCTCCCCTAGCTCCCTGGGGGAACAAAGCCAGGTGACTCAGGGTCCAGTTCTCCAGGAATCCTAGCCTGGGAGTCTTGGCATTCAGCCCCCGAGAGATGCAACCACAGACTTAAGGTGCTGGGTTCTCTAGCACCCAGTCTTGAAAGGGATCCCAGATTCAATGGTCACACCTGGAAAATAGGTGCTGGGGTGAGGTCCTGGTTTGCAGGACTTTGGACTCGACTCCCACTGCCATCCACCCACTATGATGCACCAGCCCCCATCTGATCATGGTGGTCATGAGCAGAGATCACAAACGCTCCTGGTGCCCTGGAGCCCACCTAGATTCCAACCCAGGGATTCCCCTCCCAGACCCTCCCTCTTGACACCACTGTGGCCATGGGGTGTGCGCTGGGACCCCTGAGTCAGAAGTGTGGTCAGGACCAGATAGGGTGAGTCTAGTGCCTTGTGAGTTCCACCTCTCactggtgtgtgtgcatgtggggagGGACCTCATTGTCCCCAGACCCCGGTGTGAATGCCTCTTTGTCTCCAAGCCCCACTCAATTGTCCTCCTGTATTTGGACCCCAAGAAGGGCCTCTTCAGAGCCCCCAATTCCAATTCAGTCATCCTCCTGTCCCAGAGTGCAGACTTGGAGAGCATATCTGCATATGTGACTTGGACAGGCAAGATCCCTActtgagcctctgtttcctcatcagccAATGCCTGGTCCCTGGGGTAGGCAAAATTCTTCTGGTTGCAAATACTGGAGACCCCACTAACTTAAGCCAAAATAAAAGGAAGTTTCTGGCTTGTGTAACTGACAGGCCCAAGATTAGAATGACAGATTCAGGTATGGCTGGATCTAGGATCTCAAATGATGTTTCCAGGACACAGATTCCCTCTCAGGTCTGCTTTTCTCAGTGCTGCCTTCGCTCTCAAGCAGGTTCTTCTTTGTCACAACTCCAGGCTTACACCCCTCCCCAACTCATAGTCccaatggagggaaaaaaagagagaaaggcttTTTTACTGGTTATACCAACAAAAGTCCCAGATCAGAGTGTCATTGGCTGGATCGGGCTCCAATGCCAGCCCCTGTGCCAAATCTTAGACTCTGATTGGCTGGGTCTGGATCATGTGCCCACCCTAACCAATCCCTGGTTTATGGTTGGCTGGATTTaggacacattttcttttttaaaagagcagaGCCCACTCCCAATTGGTCCATCTCCTCTACAGCTGTTCCATCAGAAGGCGGTCCCAGGCAGGCATCAAATCGCTGTTAAATTGATCTTTCTTAGAGAGACAGGGTTTGGCAAtactttagaaaataaagcattatCTTCATGAGATCTTAGGAATCTTTCCAAATTTATCTTGAATTTAACCACATATTTGAAACCAAAGCATACTCACTTTCTGCCCATCGtcagaaaaatctcatttttttccccaaagggaGAAAACTGTAATAATCTAGACCTGCATTGTCCAACAGCAGCCATTGAGCACTTGGAGTCATGTGACCAGCCCAAAATAACATGCTCAATCAATACACGCTT encodes:
- the RETN gene encoding resistin; this encodes MKALSLLLLPVLGLLVSSKILCPVDEAINDKIQESTSSLILGALNNVVLNCQTVTSRGDLATCPAGFAITGCTCGSACGSWDVRAETTCHCQCAGMDWTGARCCRLQITAT